CATCCACGGTGGCCTCGGCAAATAACAGGCCATAGTTCCGGTTAAGCGGCTGAAATCCGTTATGATCATCTGCGCAGGCCACATGAACACTGTTGCTGAGAGACCCGGTGTAATCCTGGTTCGGTATGCGTGTGTAGACTGTAAGCTTCATTAGCTCTGACACCTCATTCATAGCTCTATCACCCTTACCTTGTTATTCATCTTGCAGCATATCCCTACCAGTATAGAGAAGCTCTTGGCGTGAAGTCCATGACATATAGACACCTAAGCTTGATCTATCCTTAGATTATGGTCCAGAGCCGGAATCGTCTATAAATTATCTGGAAAACGCTTTAATCTCTATACCGCCGCTTATGGTATACTTGGGCAAAATAAAATTCACCTGGAGGATGTTATGATGAATACTACAGAGGGTTCTTTTTATACAGGAGAGTATAGAAATCTGTTCCTTGAGAACGGACTGTGTGCGGAGGCCATCCAGCAGCGGCTGGAAGATACCTGGAACGAAATATTCTACGGTGCCCCTGATGTGCGGCTCTACCATACTATGGGTGAGGATAAGGGTTATATCGTAGATACAGGCAATACCGATGTGCGCACAGAGGGCATGTCCTACGGGATGATGATGGCGGTTCAGATGGATAAAAAAGAGGAGTTTGACCGGCTCTGGACATTCGCCAAAGTCTTCATGCAGCATACGGAGGGCCGTTACAAGGATTATTTCGCCTGGCATTGTAAGCTGGACGGCACCCGGCTGTCGCAAGGACCCGCCCCGGACGGGGAGGAGTTCTTCGCGATGGCACTGTTCTTCGCTTCCCGCCGCTGGGGTGACGGGGCCGCGCCGTTCAATTATTCGGAGCAGGCCAGAATCATTCTCCGCGCCTGTGTGCACAAGGGAGAAGACGGGGAAGGCGATCCGATGTGGGACCCCGAGACCCGGCTGATCAAGTTCATCCCGGAGACTCCGTTCAGCGATCCCTCCTATCATTTGCCGCATTTCTATGATCTGTTCGCGCTGCAGGCGGATGAAGCAGACCGGGCGTTCTGGAAGGATGCG
The window above is part of the Paenibacillus sp. FSL H8-0048 genome. Proteins encoded here:
- a CDS encoding glycosyl hydrolase family 8, which produces MNTTEGSFYTGEYRNLFLENGLCAEAIQQRLEDTWNEIFYGAPDVRLYHTMGEDKGYIVDTGNTDVRTEGMSYGMMMAVQMDKKEEFDRLWTFAKVFMQHTEGRYKDYFAWHCKLDGTRLSQGPAPDGEEFFAMALFFASRRWGDGAAPFNYSEQARIILRACVHKGEDGEGDPMWDPETRLIKFIPETPFSDPSYHLPHFYDLFALQADEADRAFWKDAAARSRDYLHLACHPATGLSPEYANYDGTPAEPQPHGDYRHFFSDAYRVAANIGLDYEWFRCDPWQVEQSNRIQAFFRDIDPADYRRYTIDGQPFDELSLHPVGLLSTLAMASHAADGPDAGHFVKLFWNTPLRTGERRYYDNCLYFFTMLALSGNYRIYK